The genomic region AGGTCACTAGAAATGAGCCACTGCATGTTGAGTATTTGTAGGTTATCGACAAGGCCTGGCCTGGCAGGTGAAGGCCAGTGCTGCCACAGCTGCTCCTCCTGTGGAGGAACAGGTTACACAACCCCCGTACCTCGTCTGTAGCCCTTAGCAGGCTCACAGAGCAGAGCAAAGGGGGAAAGGCAGTGACAATCTTGAAGGGCCAGGAGCCCCAGGCAAGAAAGGCAGCCATTTGGTCTTTGCTACAGCATCACTGCAAGCTGGCTATTTGCCTCACTGGAGTAGCCCACACCTCCATTTCAATCAGGTTTTCCATTTGTTAGAGCAAATCCCTACGCTCCTAAACTGCCAATAAAAGCTAAAGCAATATCCCCTTCTGAAAAGAGACTCTTGAAGATGGAGACATTTTCAGGAAATGAGGCTCTGATGGTGGTATGTCGAACTGTGACAGATGGTAAAGGGGAAAGTTTGACTTGGAGATGGGAGaacctccccctcccctgctGATGAAGCTAGCAGCCAGGGGCTTTTCTATGCCTTGTTTCCATACCAGTCACCTTTTTAAATATACACAACCCAGGGGAAGAAAAGGCAGGATGGACCACCCCACCCAAGCAGAGAAATCCTGGTCATTACCAAAACACTTCTCAGTCTCTAGGAGTCTCCTTGACAGTAGACCGTCCTGGAAGGGGTACTTGCTTTAGCTGTCTTGATGAACAATTCAGGGGTCTAATTTAACAAGAAGTGAGGCATAGGAAGGGTAAGCAATTGCAATAAGGCATCAGTAGATGAAGATAGGCCCTCCCTCATAAAGAGCTGAGCTGTACCTCCAAAAGGGCAGTGTGCATATTTAACCAGATGGCAATCTCTGTTTTCAAAACAAGTTGGAACTGATTTTATGAAATGTGTGTGGGGTCAGTTACGTGGGGAGTCCTAGATCGGTGGTCCTGAGAATCTTAGGGCTGATGAAGAGTTCCTCATCCTGTCTGAGTAATTTTGCCTAAGAACTGGCTATCTCGAGTACACTGGGCTGGGCTGTTCCTGAGCATATTTAGGAGATAACTATTTGCCCTCTAAATGTGGCAACAGTgagataatagtaataatagtggGAAAAGACGGGGTGTCAGCCTCAGCTCCAAATATAATTCCTTCATTTTAACTTACAGGTATCCATCAGAACAGACACCATGGAGGAGGGTGACTACATAGTCTCTGATATTTTTGATGCTTCCAATGACAGCAGAGAGGCACATAAAAACTTTCTGCAGTTCAGCAAGTTCTTTCTGCCATGCACATATGTGCTGGTGTTTGTCTGTGGCCTGGTGGGGAACTCCCTAGTGCTGGTCATATACATCTTCTACCAGAAGCTGAAGAGCCTGACGGATGTGTTCTTGGTGAACCTGCCACTGGCTGACTTGGTGTTTGTCTGCACTCTGCCCTTCTGGGCCTATGCAGGCATCCATGGGTGGGTCTTTGGCAAGTTTGTGTGCAAAACTCTGCTGGGCATCTACACTTTGAACTTCTACACATCCATGCTCATCCTTACCTGCATCACTGTGGATCGCTTCATCATGGTGGTTCAGGCCACCAAGGCCCACAACCAGCAGGCCAAATGGATGACCTGGGGCAAGGTCATCTGCTCGGCCATCTGGGCCATCTCCCTGCTGGTTTCCTTGCCACAGATCATCTATGGTGATGTCTTTTATCTTGACAAGACCATCTGTGGCTACCACAATGATGATATTTCCACTGTGGTCCTTGCCAGCCAGATGATACTGGGGTTCTTTCTACCGCTGCTTGCCATGATTGCCTGTTACACAGTCATAATCAAGACACTGCTTCATGCCCGAGGCTTCCGGAAGCACAAGTCTCTAAAGATCATCTTCCTGGTGGTGGCTGTGTTCCTGCTGACTCAGACGCCCTTCAACCTCGTGATGCTCATCCGTAGCACGAGATGGGAGTACTATGCCATGACCAGCTTTGACTATGCCATCACAGTGACAGAGGCCATTGCCTACCTGCGGGCCTGCCTTAACCCTGTGCTCTACGCCTTTGTTTGCCTGAAGTTTCGGAAAAACTTCTGGAAACTTGTGAAGGACATTGgctgcctcccttttcttggtGCCTCAAACCAACTGAAGACTTCTGAAGACACTTCTAAAACTTGTTCTGCCTCTCACAACATGGAGGCCACCAGCATGTTCCAGTTGTAGCCTGCTGGGGCTTGGAGAGGCTGCTCAAGAATTTACAGGAGCATGGCTGTGTCCTCTTTGCTTACAGTTTGTGCTAAAAAAGCTGTCAGGGCTCACATTCCAAAGCAGTTTAGGCAgagcataaaaataaatgtgcagggcccccctgaggagctggaggaaaatgcagaagtgttggacttcctcacgtggattgttgctgatgttctcacaaacattgaagactagCAGTTTGGGATACTGACCCCGCTTTCTTGGgtcttgccctcatggagctcattactgcaaaggagaggctaaacctgcatataattggcctaagagtctccccctgagtgcctctttgttgctcagatgtggcctctctctccagctagcCCTActcggcgggtgaactcactgtccccccctcccccccgcaatgtgggatctgactcccaggggtgtaaatctccctggcaatgcagaatatgactcctaagaatgaatctggacccgacatcataggattgagaacatcatcttgaccaaaagggggatgcaaaatgaaacaaaatatagtttcagtggctgagagattccaaatggagttgagaggtcactctggtgggcattcttatgaattttatagataaccctttttaggttttaatgtagtggaaaagttagaagtaaatacctgaaactatcaaactgcaacacagttaccttgactcttgaagatgatcgtataacaatgtagcttacaaggggtgacagtgtgattctgaaagccttgtgtatcacactctccttatccagtgtatggatggatgagtagaaaaatggggacaaaaactaaatgaaaaatagggtggggagatgatatgggtgttcttttttacttttattttttattcttatttttactttttctggtataaagaaaatgctcaaaaaaataaATCGGGGTgaaaaatgcacaactatatgatggtactatgaacagttgattgtataccacggatgactgtacaatatgtgaatatatctcaataaaactgaacggaaaaaaaaaaaaaaactttcagggctttcctccctccatccccatgAATGCTTATACCCAAGGGATGAACATGCGGCTCAAGATCCCAGACGTTCCTTTGCTGGAGCTGTGACTAAACATTGAAGCGGGGAGCCCAGCCAAAAAAGTTGTTGTTGGAGGGTGACACTCTGGGTTAGAACATTCTTCTGGCTATTGGACAAATGGGAGATTAGAGCAGCCATGAAACCAAGTGCTGGCCCATATGGCTCAGGTACCTAATAGAAATAAGATGAGGTCTTGCCTCAACATGAAGTTTGAGTTTTATATAGGTAGATACTATGTTCTCTTTGATTAACCCTGAAGGAACTGGCATTGGGAAATATGAAGAGGTCAAAACAAATTAGAGTAGGCTGAGCACTCTAGTGATCCACGGAATGctagaaaaatatgcaaagcagAGTTTAGGACTATCACGAATCTAAGAAGCATTTCTGAGAGGTACTCTTTGGTAGGTCTGtgtgtttaaaaatgaaattatccaaTAACTGCCACACACGTGCATATTCAACACACATATATTAAACAGCATATGATTTTCACGactaagaaataaaactatttttaaaatctccaaaCTGCTTTTATCCTTAGGTGAGCCTACTCTAATGTGATATGCCTGGAATATAGAAAAACAGTTAACTGTGAGCCCAGAGTTCACAGGAAGTAAGTTAAAACTGCAAATTTTAAGGACACTGTCCTATCAAGGAAATGGAGTATACCTGTGATAACAGCCCAACTCCTTCACTGTGGTGTCCAACCTGCCCAAAA from Choloepus didactylus isolate mChoDid1 chromosome 1, mChoDid1.pri, whole genome shotgun sequence harbors:
- the CXCR6 gene encoding C-X-C chemokine receptor type 6; its protein translation is MEEGDYIVSDIFDASNDSREAHKNFLQFSKFFLPCTYVLVFVCGLVGNSLVLVIYIFYQKLKSLTDVFLVNLPLADLVFVCTLPFWAYAGIHGWVFGKFVCKTLLGIYTLNFYTSMLILTCITVDRFIMVVQATKAHNQQAKWMTWGKVICSAIWAISLLVSLPQIIYGDVFYLDKTICGYHNDDISTVVLASQMILGFFLPLLAMIACYTVIIKTLLHARGFRKHKSLKIIFLVVAVFLLTQTPFNLVMLIRSTRWEYYAMTSFDYAITVTEAIAYLRACLNPVLYAFVCLKFRKNFWKLVKDIGCLPFLGASNQLKTSEDTSKTCSASHNMEATSMFQL